ACAGAACTGAGAAAATAAGTATTCAAAATCGGCGTTATTTCTCCGTTTTGAAAATCCATTGTGCTAAGATTATATTGAGTTGACCAGTCTTGTATCAGGCTTGATACTGACAAAATCATCAAAACATAAGAGATCTGTTCATAAATTCTGATCTGCTTAGATCTGCCGATCCAAAATAGTAGCGCAGCTTCTCCCACCCAAAGCAGAGTCACCCAGTTCCCATCCAGTTGAACGGGTATAGTGATGGTGATAAATACCAAAACCAATCCGGAAATCAAATAAAACAGGTTTTTATCAGCCAGTTTCTGCCTGTAAATAACAAAACTCACTATAAAATGAATAAGGCCGTTTAAGAGTGTAAACAAACCGAGAAAATTATTTCCGGGAACGTGATCTTCCAAAGTGGCATAACCGATTCCGTAAAAAATCAATGAATTTAATAAGATAAGTATGATATCTAATGTACCATACTTTTCTTTTTTGATCAATTTGAAGGCCAAAAATGTTATGTAAAAAATGGCAAAGAACACAACCAGATATGTCAAGCAAAGACCAAATTGCGTTTCCAGCTCAAAACTTGTTCCGTACCAGCTAAAGAAAATAAGCCATGTGAGTGCAAAAGAGGAAAAGAAAATGATCTTCCAGTATTTTTTAAAAGCCAGAATGAGTATACCGATATTGATGACAGAAATATACCCGAATAATACGGCTGCATTTCCGGAATCTCTGCTCAGCAAGAACGGAACAGCATAAGCTCCTACCAATCCTATCAGTCCGATAATTTCCTTATTGTAATTGAGTGCTGCAATCACAGTAAAAACCGTGAATACCACCATTAAAACAAATGTCAGAATTTGAGGAAAGAGATCATAAAAGCTATAAGCAGCAAAGGTGATGAAATAGAAAATAGCCATTGCACCACTTACAAGTACGGCACTAAAGTTTTCATATTTTACTTTCAGTTTCATCCCAATTCCTAAAAGCCCGATTCCAACCAGATAACCCAATACGATTCTTGTCAAAGGGCTGATCAGGTCATGTTCTATGGAGTATTTGGTTCCAATCCCTACACCGATGATCAGTATGGCAATACCAATCTTATTGATGAGGTTCTCACCAATGAATTTTTCCAGATTTACCAGATTATCCAAGGATTTCCTTTTCTGTATTTGTTTCTCGTCGGAAGCTCGACTCTTGTGCTCACCTGATCCCTTAGGAGCCACTGTCCCTTGAAGAGTCACTGACTCTTTCGGCCTTGCGGCCAAAGTTCTTTGCTGAACTTTTCTGTCAGATGGCATCGCGATCCAAAGAATGATATAGATCAGTATTCCGATACCAAAGAACAGGGTTAATAAAGACCACAGAAACCGGATCAGCAATTTGTTTAAATTCAGATAGTCTGCTATTCCGGCGCATACGCCGCCAAAAATAGAGTAGCTTGTGTTTCGACAAAGTTTTTTTGGTTTAAAACTGGAAACAGGTCTTGTTGTATGAGTATGTGATATCTCTTGATGGATCTCACGGACGCTTTCACCTGTTTTTTCATCATTCGTCTTAAACTCAGGCTTACCAATTTTTTCCTTATTGGATGCCTCAAAATCTCTTGCATCTTTTTCCGGGTCCAGCGAATATTTTGATTTTTTTAAAGCGTAAATATCTTCCTTTAATTGATTTATTTCGCCAGAGAAGTCTTCCTGCTGCTTTAATAGTAGTTCGAGCTTTTCAAGTAATAATTTGATCTGATCTGGATTGTCCGACATGACTTATGGTTTAGTTGCTCAAAATTTCCAATGGAATGATTTAAATAACAACTGAATATATTCAGGAATTATCCTTGAAATAGCTTAAAAATATTTCAATAGTTAATTATCAGCCATTTTTAACTGGATATGAAACGTAGTTCCTTTTCCAATTTCTGATTTTTTTACGTAAATACGACCTTTGTGATAGTCGTTAATGATCCGCTTAGTAAGTGATAATCCAAGACCCCAACCTCTTTTCTTTGTCGTGTAGCCGGGTTCAAATATTTTTTTGTGGAGTCTTTTAGGGATGCCTTTTCCGGTGTCTGTTATGGTCACCACTGCATTTGAATTCTCTTGTGTCACATGGATATCAATCTTACCTTTTCCCTGCATGGCATCAATGGCATTCTTCACCAGATTTTCAATCACCCAACTGTAAAGCTGAAGGTTTAAATCCACATACAAAGGTTTGTCGTTTTCTGTATGAAAATTAAATTCAATCTGTTTAAAACTTCTCGATCGTATATAATCAAAGGCTGTGTTCGTTTCAGCTACGATATCATGCCTTGTTAGTTTTGGAATAGATCCAATTTTAGAGAATCTGTCGGCAATCGTATTCAGGCGGGATACATCTTTTTCAATTTCCTGCACCGTATCTTCTTCCACATTTTCCATACGCAGTAACTCAACCCAGCCAAGAAGAGAAGAAAGGGGAGTCCCGATCTGATGTGCAGTTTCCTTTGCCATACCGGCCCATAATTTATTCTGCTCCGCGATCTTATTCGACTTAAAGGCCAGGTAAATGATAGTCCCAAATAGGATGAGAATCAGTAAAAGCCCCAGAGGGTAATATTGTAAACGATTCAGTAAATCGGAATCTCTGTAATAGATCTTTTCAGTGATATTGACATTATCCAGTTGAAAATTCACGATCAGCGGTTCATTTTCCTCCTTCATAATCTGCAATTGCCGGCTCAGGTATAAACGGTCATCAACATCAAGTTTGGTAAAACGTTTGGTATTTTCGACATCAAGATTTGCCCAACGATTAATATCACCATTTTCATAGGTGATGATCATAGGAATACTTCTGTTGCTCTGAATAATTTTCTCCTCCAGTGAAACATCAATATCCAAGTCGGCATTATTGAAATTCTCATAGGCCGTAGCAAGAACTTCCATCTTAATGCGCTCTTCATTCTTGAATTGTTTAAAAAACTGATTAGTATTCCATAAAATGGAAGAAACTATTAAAAATGACGCCAGGATCAGCGACCATTTGATAAGAGTTTTACTACTAGGGAGTTGATTCATTAAGAGCAAATATATAATATTCTTGTTTTATAACTGAATATTAGAGCGCTTATTATATGTAAAAATAATTATAGCTATTTTTGTTGAAAAATACGCTCAATTGTTAACAATTCACCCCAAAGATACAGTCACATCAACCCTGCATTCGTACTTGCTTTCAGCGGTTGCTCCGAGGCCGATTGCCTTGGCAAGTACAATTGATGAAGAAGGGCGGCCCAACCTGTCTCCTTTTAGTTTTTTTAATGTTTTCAGTGCGAACCCTCCGATTTTGATTTTTTCACCTGCAAGAAGGGTACGTGATAACACCACCAAGCATACGCTGGAAAATGCTAAAGAAACAAAGGAGGTAGTCATTAATGTCGTTACGTACGATATCGTTCAGCAAACTTCCCTTTCAAGTACCGAATATGACAAAGGGGTGAACGAATTTGATAAGGCAGGTTTTACCATGATCGAATCTGAAAAAGTAAAACCCTTTCGAGTAAAGGAGTCACCGGTTCAGTTTGAGTGTAAGATTCTTGAGATCAAGCAAATGGGACGGGAAGGCGGTGCCGGCAACCTGATCATCTGTGAGGTGGTATGTATGCATGTGGATGAGATGGTCCTGGATGAGGAGGGTAAAATTGACCAGTTAAAACTCGATCTTGTGGCAAGAGCGGGAGGAAGTTTGTACAGCAGGGCAAGAGAATCTTTTTTTGAAATACCCAAGCCAATTAAGAATAAAGGAATAGGTATAGATGCATTACCTGAAAACGTAAGGAATAGTGTTGTTTTGAGTGGGAATGACCTTGGCATGTTGGGCAATGTGGAACATTTACCGGAAGAGTCGGATGTTAATAAGTTTCTGCAAGACAATCCTCAATTTATGACTTCAGAAATAAATGAAAAGCATAAATTTGCTCAGGACTTTTTATCCAGGAACGATGTTGAAAGTGCCTGGAAGGTGATCCTGGGCAAGTAGAAAAGACTAAAAAATATTGAATTAAACAGACGAATAATAATAGTAGACAATTTAAAAATGGAAGTAACTGGAAAAATCAAAAAGATTGACGAAACAAAGACATTTGGAAACAATGGATTTAGAAAAAGAGAAATGGTTCTAACCACTGATGAGCAGTATCCACAAATGTTATTGATCGAATTTGTACAGGACAAATGTGATTTATTGAACAATTTTAATGAAGGAGAAGAAATCAAAGTAAGCATCAATCTTAGAGGAAGAGAGTGGATCAATCCACAGGGAGAAGCCAAGTATTTCAATTCGATCCAGGGATGGAGAATTGAGAAAGTTCAGGCAGGAGCTCCTGGTGAGGTTCCACCAATGGATGCAGCGAGTTTTGCTCCGGCAACAAATATCGATGAAAATGAACCAGACGATCTTCCTTTCTAAGATCATCGATTCATACGATTTAATAAAAACCATCAACCTCCGGGATTGATGGTTTTTGTATTTTTATACTATGTTTTTACTAGGCCCGTCATTGGAATTTCCACCTGTTGAGCGTGCAAGCCCTGAAGGTATTCTTGCCTTTGGAGGGGATCTTAGCCCTGAGCGATTGATTCTGGCTTATCAAAATGGAATTTTTCCATGGTACAATGAGGGAGAGCCCATTATCTGGTATAGCCCTGATCCAAGAATGGTCCTTTTTCTTGATGAATTGAAGGTATCTAAAAGTATGGCTCGCCTGATGCGTAAAAATGAATTTACAGTAACGATGAACCAGGATTTCAAGCAGGTGATTGAAAACTGTCAGCACGCTCCGCGCAAGGATCAATTGGGTACCTGGATCACTGAAGATATGAAACAGGCCTATATTAAACTCAACCAACTTGGGTTTGCAAAATCCGTTGAGGTCTGGAAGGGAAGTGAACTTGTGGGAGGGCTTTATGGAATAGACCTGGGACATGTTTTTTGCGGAGAGAGTATGTTCAGTAAGGTCAGTAATACTTCCAAGCTGGCATTTATTTATCTGGTGCAGACATTGTCAGAGAAAAACTACCGGCTTATCGATTGCCAGGTGTATAATGAACATCTTGAAAGCCTTGGTGCCCGTGAAATTTCCAGAGCTGATTTTATGAAGATACTAAAGCCTGATCGTAAACATGAATAAAAATCAGAGGATAATTTCTCCCTCACAAAACGAACTTGATCCGCTTTAAACTGGTTTTTCAGGATAATTCATAATTTGAAATTCGGTTATCGAAATCCAAAATTCTATATTTGTCAGCTAAACCCGAGTTATGGATATAAAGAATGCTCAATTAGCGGTTGATCAGTGGATCAAACAACACGGTGTAAGGTATTTCAATGAGTTGACCAATATGGCTCAGCTAACAGAAGAAGTTGGCGAGGTGGCTCGTATCATTGCAAGGCGCTATGGGGAACAAAGTGAAAAGGAAAGTGATA
This DNA window, taken from Lutimonas zeaxanthinifaciens, encodes the following:
- a CDS encoding DUF2339 domain-containing protein, with translation MSDNPDQIKLLLEKLELLLKQQEDFSGEINQLKEDIYALKKSKYSLDPEKDARDFEASNKEKIGKPEFKTNDEKTGESVREIHQEISHTHTTRPVSSFKPKKLCRNTSYSIFGGVCAGIADYLNLNKLLIRFLWSLLTLFFGIGILIYIILWIAMPSDRKVQQRTLAARPKESVTLQGTVAPKGSGEHKSRASDEKQIQKRKSLDNLVNLEKFIGENLINKIGIAILIIGVGIGTKYSIEHDLISPLTRIVLGYLVGIGLLGIGMKLKVKYENFSAVLVSGAMAIFYFITFAAYSFYDLFPQILTFVLMVVFTVFTVIAALNYNKEIIGLIGLVGAYAVPFLLSRDSGNAAVLFGYISVINIGILILAFKKYWKIIFFSSFALTWLIFFSWYGTSFELETQFGLCLTYLVVFFAIFYITFLAFKLIKKEKYGTLDIILILLNSLIFYGIGYATLEDHVPGNNFLGLFTLLNGLIHFIVSFVIYRQKLADKNLFYLISGLVLVFITITIPVQLDGNWVTLLWVGEAALLFWIGRSKQIRIYEQISYVLMILSVSSLIQDWSTQYNLSTMDFQNGEITPILNTYFLSSVVFIAAFLFINWIHTKTEFQSNENENRSQNSRILYFSLPAILILGIYGAFVVEIQNYWNQLFIYSVIESDGYNEAMNYDLLDFKRIWIINFSLVFLTILSFLNMKKFRNKDLGTINLLLNVAVIFVFLVQGLYVLSELRDSYLNRELSSFYEIGQFNILIRYLSLTFLAIILFASYKYILQEFMNIKNKPLPELFLYFTVLWVVSSELLNLMALAGNSESYKLGLSILWGIFSLIMISIGIWKHKKHLRIGAIVLFGVTLIKLFLYDVSQLNTLSKTILFLALGVLLLIISFLYNKFKTVISDESDSEG
- a CDS encoding sensor histidine kinase, coding for MNQLPSSKTLIKWSLILASFLIVSSILWNTNQFFKQFKNEERIKMEVLATAYENFNNADLDIDVSLEEKIIQSNRSIPMIITYENGDINRWANLDVENTKRFTKLDVDDRLYLSRQLQIMKEENEPLIVNFQLDNVNITEKIYYRDSDLLNRLQYYPLGLLLILILFGTIIYLAFKSNKIAEQNKLWAGMAKETAHQIGTPLSSLLGWVELLRMENVEEDTVQEIEKDVSRLNTIADRFSKIGSIPKLTRHDIVAETNTAFDYIRSRSFKQIEFNFHTENDKPLYVDLNLQLYSWVIENLVKNAIDAMQGKGKIDIHVTQENSNAVVTITDTGKGIPKRLHKKIFEPGYTTKKRGWGLGLSLTKRIINDYHKGRIYVKKSEIGKGTTFHIQLKMADN
- a CDS encoding flavin reductase family protein — encoded protein: MLTIHPKDTVTSTLHSYLLSAVAPRPIALASTIDEEGRPNLSPFSFFNVFSANPPILIFSPARRVRDNTTKHTLENAKETKEVVINVVTYDIVQQTSLSSTEYDKGVNEFDKAGFTMIESEKVKPFRVKESPVQFECKILEIKQMGREGGAGNLIICEVVCMHVDEMVLDEEGKIDQLKLDLVARAGGSLYSRARESFFEIPKPIKNKGIGIDALPENVRNSVVLSGNDLGMLGNVEHLPEESDVNKFLQDNPQFMTSEINEKHKFAQDFLSRNDVESAWKVILGK
- a CDS encoding DUF3127 domain-containing protein; this translates as MEVTGKIKKIDETKTFGNNGFRKREMVLTTDEQYPQMLLIEFVQDKCDLLNNFNEGEEIKVSINLRGREWINPQGEAKYFNSIQGWRIEKVQAGAPGEVPPMDAASFAPATNIDENEPDDLPF
- the aat gene encoding leucyl/phenylalanyl-tRNA--protein transferase; this encodes MFLLGPSLEFPPVERASPEGILAFGGDLSPERLILAYQNGIFPWYNEGEPIIWYSPDPRMVLFLDELKVSKSMARLMRKNEFTVTMNQDFKQVIENCQHAPRKDQLGTWITEDMKQAYIKLNQLGFAKSVEVWKGSELVGGLYGIDLGHVFCGESMFSKVSNTSKLAFIYLVQTLSEKNYRLIDCQVYNEHLESLGAREISRADFMKILKPDRKHE
- a CDS encoding nucleotide pyrophosphohydrolase; translation: MDIKNAQLAVDQWIKQHGVRYFNELTNMAQLTEEVGEVARIIARRYGEQSEKESDKNKDLGEELADVLFVLLCLANQTGINLQESFDKKLDLKTRRDHDRHHNNEKLK